The Euphorbia lathyris chromosome 8, ddEupLath1.1, whole genome shotgun sequence genome has a window encoding:
- the LOC136202579 gene encoding uncharacterized protein: MSSKKEEKGAADRIKAAALSAAKGLSRAQAERAAAAAARNVNAYGQKEEGPSRWQEKREAKRQMYLMSTEKQVRLGERKDIKTTVSTIGGSAQCQKCFQTGHWTFECKNERVYMARPSRTQQLKNPKLRMKLSISYDLDNPDGGKEEKPKSSKKSKRKHRTKSDSGTDSEASVFETDSESSSVTGSESSSEEDSSDYSSSSDSEAERRRRRKKKKQKRKGSRRKYSSTSDSSESDTGSDSDSDDRGSKRKKRHSRKR; this comes from the coding sequence ATGTCAAGTAAGAAGGAAGAGAAAGGTGCAGCTGATAGGATCAAGGCTGCTGCACTAAGTGCTGCCAAAGGTCTTAGTCGTGCTCAAGCTGAAAGGGCAGCTGCTGCAGCTGCTCGTAATGTTAATGCTTATGGACAGAAGGAAGAAGGGCCTAGCCGGTGGCAAGAAAAGAGGGAAGCTAAGCGGCAGATGTACTTGATGAGTACCGAGAAACAAGTGAGATTGGGTGAAAGAAAAGACATCAAGACTACAGTATCCACTATTGGTGGTAGTGCCCAGTGTCAGAAATGTTTTCAAACTGGACACTGGACTTTTGAATGCAAGAATGAAAGGGTTTACATGGCACGTCCATCAAGAACACAGCAGCTTAAGAACCCTAAATTACGGATGAAGCTTTCTATCTCTTATGACTTGGATAATCCAGATGGCGGTAAGGAGGAGAAACCTAAATCGTCTAAGAAAAGCAAGAGAAAGCATAGAACAAAGTCTGATTCTGGAACTGATAGCGAGGCTTCAGTTTTCGAGACTGATAGTGAGTCTTCATCGGTGACTGGATCGGAATCATCCTCAGAAGAAGACAGTTCAGATTACAGCTCATCATCTGATTCAGAAGCAGAGAGGAGGAGGcgaaggaagaaaaagaagcagaagaggAAGGGCAGCCGTAGGAAGTACAGTTCGACTTCAGATTCCTCCGAGTCTGATACAGGTTCGGACTCTGACTCTGATGATAGGGGCAGCAAGAGGAAGAAGAGGCACAGCAGAAAACGGTAA